One segment of Methanolinea mesophila DNA contains the following:
- a CDS encoding TrkH family potassium uptake protein, with product MGRIQYFSTVFGELGGMLLFVSPLTLVPLAVALIFQEWQMILPMATVPALFFVLGILLNHIPRLGREIRLSSAYSSVALVWLAFALVSCIPFILYSGMTFTDAFFEAMAGWTGTGFTLLSAPQDLPRSLAFWRVYMQWIGGFGVIALTITVANRSALFQPSYFRSDSRSERILPNVISTGRQIWASYIVLTLLAIGLVLMARIPLWDAINLGLSGISTGGFIPHPGGILYYHSALLEALLIPVMVIGSTPFLIWYTMYRKRKISLFSDEQVKLLLTFIIFGALIVIGDLYFLEHYTVSEAIRQGLFMTTAAVSTTGFQNGNIHLYASVTVIFLTMLVFIGGSSGSTAGGVKLSRIALGYRGIIWWFRRAFVRGKVLVPFKFGGHTISNKVAEPELAKNMLVIILAVLTVVVATLIILQFHLISIGVTGLVFDIVSAFSSCGLSAGYVSPTMPFVSKWVFIIVMWIGRLEVIPVIVMLMALFRGTD from the coding sequence ATGGGCAGGATCCAGTATTTTTCCACGGTTTTCGGAGAGCTGGGCGGCATGCTGCTCTTCGTCTCCCCCCTCACCCTGGTACCCCTCGCGGTAGCCCTGATATTCCAGGAGTGGCAGATGATCCTGCCGATGGCCACCGTCCCCGCCCTCTTCTTTGTCCTCGGCATCCTGCTCAACCATATCCCCCGTCTGGGAAGGGAGATCCGTCTCTCATCTGCCTATAGCTCGGTTGCCCTTGTCTGGCTCGCCTTCGCCCTCGTCAGCTGCATCCCGTTCATCCTGTATAGCGGGATGACCTTCACCGACGCGTTCTTCGAGGCGATGGCAGGGTGGACCGGGACCGGGTTCACCCTTCTCTCCGCTCCCCAGGACCTCCCCCGGAGCCTCGCATTCTGGCGGGTGTACATGCAGTGGATCGGGGGGTTCGGGGTGATCGCGCTCACTATCACCGTGGCGAACCGCTCCGCACTCTTCCAGCCCTCGTATTTCCGGTCGGACTCCCGGAGCGAGCGTATCCTCCCCAACGTGATCTCCACCGGGAGGCAGATCTGGGCGAGTTACATCGTTCTTACCCTGCTCGCCATCGGCCTGGTCCTCATGGCGAGGATCCCGCTGTGGGACGCGATCAACCTGGGGCTTTCCGGGATCTCCACCGGGGGGTTCATCCCCCACCCCGGCGGGATCCTCTACTACCACAGCGCCCTTCTCGAGGCGCTCTTAATTCCGGTGATGGTGATAGGCTCAACCCCGTTCCTCATCTGGTACACCATGTACCGCAAGCGGAAGATCTCCCTCTTCTCGGACGAACAGGTGAAACTCCTTCTCACCTTCATCATCTTCGGGGCCCTGATCGTGATCGGCGACCTCTATTTCCTGGAGCACTACACGGTCTCCGAGGCGATCCGCCAGGGGTTGTTCATGACCACTGCCGCGGTGAGCACCACCGGGTTCCAGAACGGGAACATCCATCTCTACGCGAGCGTCACGGTGATCTTCCTCACCATGCTGGTCTTCATCGGCGGGTCGTCGGGCAGTACCGCCGGCGGGGTGAAACTCTCCCGCATCGCGCTCGGATACCGGGGAATCATCTGGTGGTTCCGTCGGGCGTTCGTCCGGGGGAAGGTGCTCGTGCCGTTCAAGTTCGGGGGGCACACCATCTCCAACAAGGTCGCGGAACCCGAACTCGCGAAGAACATGCTGGTCATCATCCTCGCGGTGCTGACGGTCGTCGTGGCGACCCTGATCATCCTCCAGTTCCACCTGATCTCCATCGGGGTGACCGGACTGGTCTTCGATATCGTCTCGGCCTTCTCCTCGTGCGGGCTCTCTGCCGGATACGTCTCCCCCACCATGCCGTTCGTCTCGAAATGGGTCTTTATCATCGTGATGTGGATCGGCCGGCTGGAAGTGATCCCCGTGATCGTGATGCTGATGGCCCTGTTCCGTGGTACGGACTGA
- a CDS encoding DUF3795 domain-containing protein, whose translation MSEQIEMVCGYSCSDCEHLGRECAGCEKTRGKPFWTAYVGADLCPVYDCCVNLRGLSHCGKCPDLVCERFTRFRDPGMSEEVLEKTLARMKRELKNRK comes from the coding sequence ATGAGTGAACAGATCGAGATGGTCTGCGGGTACTCGTGCAGCGATTGCGAGCATCTGGGACGCGAATGTGCCGGGTGTGAAAAGACCCGCGGAAAACCGTTCTGGACGGCGTATGTCGGGGCGGACCTGTGTCCGGTCTATGACTGCTGCGTCAACCTTCGCGGGCTTTCGCACTGCGGGAAATGTCCCGATCTGGTTTGCGAACGATTCACCCGTTTCAGGGACCCCGGGATGAGCGAGGAGGTCCTCGAGAAGACGCTCGCCCGGATGAAAAGAGAACTGAAAAACCGAAAATGA